The following are from one region of the Ferrimicrobium sp. genome:
- a CDS encoding MBL fold metallo-hydrolase, whose product MTKKPFASSADLSPKQERFETIAPGVFAMSAEGDPNVGAIEGEDFLICIEARATPVAAQRWLSRLREESTKPVRFLVLSHYHAVRVLGASAFEADAIVAHQSTAELIEERGQQDWESEYGRMPRLFEEPDSIPGLTHPTLTFADQLHIELGADRGHVELAYLGRGHTRGDIVVWHPKSQTLFAGDLVEAEAALYTGDAYHREWATTTLDRVASLGAQHLIGGRGKVVHGADQVKAAIEQSRGFLRTLIDETQKVIDHGGSLKEAFTACYAALNPVYGQWPIFEHTVPFDVARVFDELNGVEHPVIWTGSRDREIWDQLQD is encoded by the coding sequence TTGACAAAGAAGCCGTTCGCATCATCGGCTGATCTCAGCCCCAAACAGGAGCGTTTTGAGACGATTGCCCCTGGGGTTTTTGCCATGAGCGCCGAAGGAGACCCGAACGTCGGTGCCATTGAGGGGGAGGACTTTCTCATCTGCATCGAGGCACGTGCGACTCCGGTAGCGGCGCAGCGTTGGCTGAGCCGCCTGCGTGAGGAGAGCACCAAGCCGGTTCGCTTCCTTGTGCTATCTCACTATCACGCGGTGAGGGTGCTTGGGGCATCCGCCTTCGAAGCCGACGCGATCGTGGCACATCAAAGTACTGCTGAGCTCATCGAGGAGCGGGGCCAACAAGACTGGGAGAGCGAGTACGGCCGTATGCCTCGCCTGTTCGAGGAGCCCGATTCAATCCCAGGGTTAACCCACCCGACGTTGACTTTTGCCGATCAACTGCACATCGAGCTAGGTGCTGATCGGGGACATGTCGAGCTTGCGTATCTTGGCCGTGGCCACACCCGAGGCGATATTGTCGTTTGGCACCCCAAGAGTCAGACGCTTTTCGCTGGTGACCTCGTTGAGGCTGAGGCGGCGCTCTATACCGGCGATGCTTACCATCGAGAGTGGGCGACGACGACACTTGACCGTGTCGCCAGCCTTGGAGCACAACACCTGATTGGTGGAAGAGGCAAAGTTGTGCACGGAGCAGACCAAGTCAAGGCCGCAATTGAGCAGTCGCGCGGCTTCCTCAGGACCCTGATCGATGAGACGCAGAAGGTAATCGACCACGGTGGAAGTCTCAAGGAGGCCTTCACCGCCTGCTACGCAGCACTCAACCCTGTCTATGGACAATGGCCTATCTTCGAACACACGGTTCCCTTCGATGTTGCCCGCGTCTTCGATGAGCTCAACGGTGTCGAGCATCCGGTGATCTGGACCGGATCGAGGGATCGCGAGATATGGGATCAACTCCAAGACTAA
- a CDS encoding fumarylacetoacetate hydrolase family protein: MHLDINTHAQTGYGLDHLPLAIMRGTDNQAGHVVTRVSDTVIDLAALGDLGVNLGLTDTTTAHPTDRIDDPWHANSLNALFATGHDAMARLRDRISTLATQTVIEDRLGPAFRSIEEVTLLLPIECKNYVDFYSSLQHATNLGRLFRPNGDPLTPNWRHLPIGYHGRSSTVVVSDTPVRRPFGLRIVDNKCVFGPSLRLDIEAEVGFVVGRTSTLGTAVKTEEFFDYVAGVVLVNDWSARDIQSFEYQPLGPFLGKSFLTSISAWVTPLEALTSARTTPVIQDPLPADYLIDTDPWNLAIELEVELNNTLISHPPFATTYWTPGQQLAHQTVNGADVRVGDLFASGTVSGEHPNQYGSLIELTNGGSQPLTLSDHSTRSFLDDGDTVTIRASAPSLRGNRLSLGEVRGTIVGQG, translated from the coding sequence ATGCACCTTGACATCAATACGCACGCCCAGACCGGGTATGGACTCGACCATCTGCCACTCGCCATCATGCGTGGCACGGATAATCAAGCTGGTCACGTCGTCACCCGCGTCAGCGACACCGTCATCGATTTGGCAGCGCTTGGGGACCTCGGGGTCAACCTCGGCTTGACCGACACCACCACCGCGCATCCGACCGATCGCATTGACGACCCCTGGCATGCCAACTCGCTCAATGCCCTTTTTGCCACAGGGCATGACGCGATGGCGCGACTCCGTGACCGTATCAGCACACTGGCCACACAAACAGTCATCGAAGATCGCCTCGGCCCTGCGTTCCGGTCCATCGAGGAGGTGACGTTATTGCTCCCGATCGAATGCAAGAATTACGTTGACTTCTATTCATCGCTCCAGCACGCAACCAACCTTGGGCGACTCTTTCGGCCCAATGGCGATCCCCTGACCCCAAACTGGCGTCACCTCCCAATCGGCTACCACGGACGTAGCTCAACCGTAGTGGTCAGTGACACCCCAGTTCGAAGACCTTTTGGGTTGCGCATCGTCGACAACAAGTGTGTCTTTGGGCCCTCACTACGCCTCGACATCGAGGCCGAAGTAGGATTTGTGGTTGGGAGAACATCAACACTTGGAACAGCGGTCAAAACCGAGGAGTTCTTCGACTATGTCGCCGGCGTCGTACTCGTCAACGACTGGAGTGCTCGCGACATCCAGAGCTTTGAGTATCAACCGCTCGGCCCGTTTCTCGGCAAATCCTTTCTCACCAGCATCAGCGCCTGGGTTACACCGCTTGAGGCGCTGACCAGCGCGAGAACCACGCCGGTTATCCAGGATCCCCTCCCGGCGGACTACCTGATTGACACCGACCCCTGGAACCTGGCGATCGAGCTAGAGGTCGAGCTCAACAACACCTTGATCTCTCACCCTCCCTTTGCCACGACGTATTGGACACCCGGGCAGCAGCTCGCTCACCAGACCGTCAACGGTGCCGACGTTCGCGTCGGTGATCTCTTCGCATCTGGAACGGTGTCCGGAGAACATCCCAACCAATATGGATCCCTCATCGAGCTCACCAATGGAGGGAGTCAGCCACTGACGCTGTCGGATCACAGCACCCGAAGCTTCTTGGACGATGGCGACACCGTCACCATTCGAGCCAGCGCACCATCACTTCGTGGGAACCGCCTTAGTCTTGGTGAGGTGCGTGGCACCATCGTCGGCCAAGGATAA
- the cobO gene encoding cob(I)yrinic acid a,c-diamide adenosyltransferase, translating to MERSSRLLVNTGEGKGKSSAAFGVMSRGWARGWHVVVIQFVKGGKWKTGERKLADQLGIEFHTLGDGFTWESDDLETTAHLGQEAWNLAKTRIDSDEYDLVILDELTYAITYGWIDERAVIDTLRERPTRTNIVITGRGATPGLIEVADTVTEMRKIKHAYDQGIKAKKGIEY from the coding sequence ATGGAACGAAGTTCGCGGTTATTGGTCAACACTGGAGAAGGCAAAGGCAAGTCGTCGGCGGCCTTCGGGGTCATGAGCCGTGGCTGGGCCCGGGGTTGGCACGTCGTCGTCATTCAGTTTGTCAAGGGTGGCAAGTGGAAAACCGGTGAACGAAAGCTCGCCGACCAACTTGGCATCGAATTTCACACGCTTGGCGACGGCTTTACCTGGGAGTCTGACGATCTCGAGACCACGGCACACCTCGGGCAGGAGGCCTGGAACCTCGCCAAGACCAGGATCGATTCCGACGAGTATGATCTCGTCATCCTCGACGAGCTCACCTATGCTATCACCTACGGCTGGATTGACGAAAGGGCGGTCATCGACACCCTGCGCGAGCGACCGACACGTACCAATATCGTCATCACCGGTCGCGGAGCGACCCCAGGCTTGATTGAGGTCGCCGATACGGTGACGGAGATGCGCAAGATCAAGCACGCCTACGATCAGGGGATCAAGGCAAAGAAGGGGATCGAATACTGA
- a CDS encoding homogentisate 1,2-dioxygenase: protein MPFYTRLGEIPRKRHQVTRTGEGNLINEELMGKEGFAAESALLYHRTMPTAIVDAETLIDGDAPLNPNTPLLPRHLVTPKLVSQSTTDPLGRHLLLGNHDVRLSYAMLDEATGLYRNAVGDECLFVQAGSGSVETVFGLLEIREKDYVVIPASCTYRAIPAPGQRLELLVIEARGHIEFPARYLSKRGQLLESAPFSERDLRTPSELCIVEETDVEVLVKTRATMTRYVYAHHPFDVIGWDGCLYPFVFNMSDFEPIVKRFHAPPPVHQTFEGPGFVVCSFAPRPFDFDPTSVPVPYNHANVDSDEVLFYVDGDFMSRKGSGIEAGSISLHPAGFIHGPQPGSVEAALGKPGTKEWAVMVDTFAPLELGPAANAIEDPNYPWSWSKRHNNTAVEDS from the coding sequence ATGCCGTTCTATACCCGTTTGGGAGAGATTCCGCGCAAGCGTCACCAAGTGACCCGCACTGGAGAGGGTAACCTCATCAACGAAGAACTCATGGGCAAGGAGGGGTTTGCGGCGGAGTCTGCCCTGCTCTATCACCGTACGATGCCGACAGCGATCGTGGATGCGGAGACGCTGATCGATGGTGATGCCCCGCTGAATCCCAACACACCGCTTCTGCCACGTCATTTAGTGACGCCCAAACTGGTTAGTCAGTCTACGACCGATCCACTCGGGCGCCATCTTCTGCTTGGCAACCATGACGTCCGTCTCTCCTATGCCATGCTTGACGAGGCTACCGGGCTCTATCGCAACGCTGTCGGCGATGAATGCCTCTTTGTGCAGGCGGGGAGCGGCTCCGTGGAGACGGTCTTTGGGCTGTTGGAGATTCGTGAAAAGGACTACGTCGTGATCCCGGCCTCGTGTACCTATCGGGCGATTCCGGCTCCCGGTCAACGGCTTGAGCTGCTCGTGATAGAGGCACGCGGTCATATCGAATTCCCGGCCCGATATCTCTCAAAGCGTGGCCAGCTACTTGAGTCAGCCCCGTTTTCAGAGCGTGACCTTCGAACGCCAAGCGAGTTGTGTATCGTGGAGGAGACCGATGTCGAGGTGCTGGTGAAGACCAGGGCTACCATGACTCGTTATGTCTATGCTCACCATCCCTTCGATGTCATTGGCTGGGACGGCTGCCTCTATCCCTTCGTCTTTAATATGAGTGACTTTGAGCCAATCGTTAAGCGATTCCATGCTCCGCCGCCCGTGCATCAGACCTTCGAAGGGCCAGGCTTTGTCGTCTGTAGCTTTGCACCACGCCCCTTCGATTTCGACCCGACGAGCGTCCCCGTTCCCTATAATCATGCCAATGTCGATAGCGATGAAGTGCTGTTCTATGTCGACGGCGATTTCATGTCGCGTAAAGGATCCGGCATTGAGGCCGGATCGATCTCGCTGCATCCGGCTGGATTCATCCATGGACCACAGCCCGGATCGGTCGAGGCGGCCCTGGGCAAACCAGGCACGAAAGAATGGGCCGTCATGGTTGATACCTTCGCGCCGCTCGAACTCGGACCGGCGGCCAATGCGATCGAGGATCCCAACTACCCCTGGTCCTGGTCCAAACGGCACAACAACACCGCTGTTGAGGATTCATGA
- a CDS encoding cobyrinate a,c-diamide synthase yields MTLGLLKALSARLRVGAAKVGPDYIDPHLHEVATRRPSYNLDPVLTGGGGVAASLDRAARDVDLVIIEGVMGLFDGTDLPDLQEDSSAPGTSTSWGSTAHVARLTNLPVILVTDCAHLSQSAAAIALGYSSLDPDLRIAGVILNNIKSTTHEALIRQAMASIGLEVFGVIRNDELPTRHSRHLGLRTAEEDPAETRRWVDTLGEVIRTAVELEPMIARAERIVTQSPSLPAATQAPLSTRPVIAYSMGPAASFIYPENLDLLREAGGDVVGFDPRVASIPPETGLIWLHGGYPEHYLDELSANQQLHVALRRAVDMGVPIIAECGGHLLLGQSLNGRPMVGVLPLKSTISTKLSLGYRQVLIPQASPLSLVNRPELPAHEFHYARSDEVRSDEVRSDEAGQGLSLRTARRTWRAGFANQSMVSSYLHWHLGADVDLAHSLVQRAASSIVDRKPSFHANRAPRG; encoded by the coding sequence ATCACCCTTGGACTTCTTAAAGCGCTTAGCGCCAGATTACGTGTCGGTGCGGCCAAGGTCGGGCCCGACTACATCGACCCCCATCTCCACGAGGTCGCCACGCGGCGGCCAAGTTATAACCTCGATCCGGTTCTCACTGGGGGGGGCGGTGTCGCCGCCAGCCTTGATCGTGCCGCCCGAGATGTCGATCTCGTGATCATCGAAGGGGTCATGGGACTTTTTGACGGCACCGACCTGCCTGACCTTCAGGAAGATTCATCGGCCCCGGGGACTTCGACGTCATGGGGATCGACGGCACACGTCGCGCGACTAACCAACCTTCCGGTGATCCTTGTCACCGACTGTGCCCATCTCTCACAGTCGGCTGCAGCAATCGCACTTGGCTATAGCTCACTCGACCCCGACCTCAGGATCGCTGGCGTAATTCTCAACAACATTAAGAGCACCACGCATGAGGCATTGATCCGTCAGGCGATGGCCAGCATCGGGCTTGAAGTGTTCGGGGTCATCCGTAACGATGAGCTCCCCACCCGGCACTCTCGTCATCTTGGTTTGCGAACCGCCGAAGAGGACCCAGCCGAGACCCGTCGATGGGTGGACACCCTCGGCGAGGTGATTCGCACCGCCGTCGAACTTGAGCCGATGATCGCGCGAGCAGAACGCATTGTTACACAAAGCCCCTCGTTGCCTGCAGCCACCCAAGCCCCGTTGTCAACGCGGCCAGTCATCGCCTACTCGATGGGCCCAGCGGCGAGCTTTATCTACCCTGAAAACCTCGACCTACTTCGTGAGGCCGGCGGCGACGTCGTCGGCTTTGATCCACGCGTTGCCTCCATCCCTCCCGAGACAGGGTTGATCTGGCTGCATGGGGGCTACCCGGAACACTACCTTGATGAGCTCAGTGCTAATCAACAACTGCATGTTGCCCTCCGTCGCGCCGTCGACATGGGAGTGCCGATCATCGCTGAGTGCGGCGGGCATCTCCTCCTTGGCCAAAGCCTCAATGGCAGGCCAATGGTGGGCGTTCTTCCCCTGAAATCGACTATCTCGACCAAACTGAGTCTTGGATACCGCCAGGTTCTCATACCACAGGCATCGCCTCTCTCGCTCGTCAACCGACCAGAGCTGCCGGCGCATGAGTTTCACTATGCCCGTTCCGATGAGGTCCGTTCCGATGAGGTCCGTTCCGATGAAGCCGGCCAGGGCCTCAGCCTGCGCACTGCCCGCCGCACGTGGAGGGCAGGGTTTGCGAATCAATCGATGGTCTCTTCTTATCTCCACTGGCACCTTGGGGCCGATGTGGACCTCGCGCACTCCCTTGTGCAACGTGCAGCAAGCTCAATCGTCGATCGTAAGCCCAGCTTCCACGCCAATCGTGCACCACGCGGGTAG